The Streptomyces sp. NBC_00335 DNA window CAGCAGACGGTTCGGATAGGTGCGCAGCACCTGGACGGCGTGCGTGCCGCACGGCGGGGGATCGGGCCCCTGCGGCGGCAGCTCGTCCGCGCTGGTGTCCTCGTCCGCCAGCAGTTCCCGCAGGCGCATCAGCGGACTGCGGCTGAGCGGCGCCGGATCCTCCCAGCGCTCGCGGAAGACGGCTTCGACGTCGCCGACGACGGGCCCGCTCAGGGCGAGCTGGACGTCGTGCCACGGGGGGTGCGGGCCGTACCGGGGCGCCAGGGGCAGCGATTGGCGGTCGCCGCGGTGGTCGGCGTCGTCGTTGCGGTTGTGGCAGAGGTCGATCCCGCCGACGTACGCGACATCGCGCTCCGGTCGGCCGCGATGCCGCAGCACCACCATCTTCTGGTGGTGCGAGCCTCCGGGCCGCACCCGCAGGTCGAGCAGGCACTCACCGCCCGCTGCTGCCAGGTCCTCGCTGAGGGAACGGTTCTCCGCCGCGCTGAACCGGAAGCCGTCCAGGTGGGAGCGCCACAGCAGGCCCTTGACGACGACTCCGCGCTCGGCCGCCGCGCCCAGTACGGCCGCGACCTCCGTACCGGGTCCGCGGAGCCGCTCGTCGGGATCGCCGCGCCAGTCGGTGAACAGGAGCAGGTCGCCGGCGCGCATCGCACGGATCCGCACGAGGAGCTCGGCGAAGTAGGTGGCGCCGTGGACGAGCGGCCGGGCTTCGTTGCCCTCGGACCAGGCCGCCCCGTCCGCCCGGCGGTGCTCCAGCCGGGTGGCGGTATTGCCGCGTTCTCCAGGTGCCAGGAGCCAATCCGAGGTGGGCACAGTAGGGCCTCCACTCCGACGGGTACCCGCTTCCCACCCTTCCACTCGGGACGGGGGCCGCACTGCGCGCAAGGCCACCTCGTGCCGGCGGCTCGAACGGTCCGTAGCGCGATGTCCGTAGCGCGATCGCAGTAGCGCGATGGGCGCGCGGGCGAAAGGTTTACCGGACGGGCATGCGGACAGACGCAGCACGTCAGACGATCGCCAACGATCGGAGTGAGAACCGTGTCGGGTGAGCAGAAGATGAAGGCCAAGAAGGAACAGGCCAAGGGCAAGGCCAAGGAAGCGGTGGGCCGCACCGTCGGCAACGAGCGCCTGACCGCCGAGGGGCGTGCCGAGCAGATGAAGGGCGATGCCCGCCAGGCCAAGGAGAAGGCCAAGGACGTCCTCAAGGACTAGCGCGGCAGGTTGGTTCCACCAGCACTGAACGCGTACGGCCACGGCCTCTTCGCCCGGAAACGGACGACGGAGGCCGTGGCCGTAGTGGTGTGCGCTCCGATGTGGTGTGCCCTCCGATCCTGGCGAGGACGGATGTGGAACTGATACACGGTGGAGCGCCTGCCGCCGGACAGCTGCCGGGGTTCCGATGCGTTGAGCGGCCATGCTCCGGTGTGTGCCCCTCCGCTGCCGGGTGACCTGGGGCCCGGACCGTTCCGGGCACGGCGGGGCACCTGCCCCCGCTGGAACCCGATCCGGGAGTGTCATGTCTGTCCACGCGTTCCTCCGACGGTCCGCCGAGCTGCCCGGGCGGGGTCTGCTCGCGGCCTCCCGGGCCGGTGACGCCGCCGTCGCCGCCGCCCGTCGCGCGGTGTCGACGGCGCCACTGCCCTGGCCCCACGAGGGCCAGGCGAGCGTGGAGGTGGAGGGGTTCGGCAGCCTCGGCACGGTCGGCGAGCAGATACCGGTGCCGATCGCGAGCCTCACCAAGGTGATGACCGCCTACGTGGTCCTGCGCGAGCACCCGCTCGGTCCGGGGGACCCCGGGCCCGTGGTCCGTGCCGACCGGGCCGCCGCCCGCGAGGCGGGCTCCACGATCGAATCGGTGGTGCCCGTCAAGGAGGGGCAGGAGTTCCCCCTGAGACAGTTGCTGGCCTACATGCTGATCCCTTCGGGCAACAACATCGCCAGGCTCCTCGCCCGCTGGACCGCGGGGTCCGAGGCGGCCTTCGTGCGCTGGATGAACGAGGCGGCCGCGGACCTGGGCATGGCCCGTACGACCTTCACCGGCTCCTGCGGTATGGACACGGGGAACACCAGCACGGCCACCGACCTGCTCGTCCTGGCCCGTACGGTCATGCGGGACGAGGCGTTCCGGACCATCGTCGCCACCCCCTCGGTCCGCCTCCCGGGCGGCCGGGGCGAGGGGCTCACCACCAACCGGCTGCTCGGCCGGCACGGCGTCGTCGGACTGAAGACGGGCACCAGCACCCCGGCCGGGGGCAACGTCCTGTGGGCCGCGTACAAGAACGTCGACGGCACCCGCAGGCTGGTCCTCGGCGCCGTGCTCGCCCAGCGGAGCGGCTGCTCCCCGGTGCGCGCCCGCGCGGCGGTCTGGGCCCACAGCCGCCGACTCGTCGAAGCCGTCCAGCGCGCCCCGCTCGACGCCCTCGCAACGCCCCGGCCGTCCGTGCCGCCGGCGCCCCCGTCCCCGAAGCCGCCGGCCCGCGTCGCGGGGCGGGGTGCCGGGCGGGGAGGGGCGGTCGCACTGACTGGTCGCGGTCGAGCGGGGTAGGCGCTCGGAAGGGGCGAATGGCGACGACCGAG harbors:
- a CDS encoding CsbD family protein, with translation MKAKKEQAKGKAKEAVGRTVGNERLTAEGRAEQMKGDARQAKEKAKDVLKD
- a CDS encoding D-alanyl-D-alanine carboxypeptidase family protein; this encodes MSVHAFLRRSAELPGRGLLAASRAGDAAVAAARRAVSTAPLPWPHEGQASVEVEGFGSLGTVGEQIPVPIASLTKVMTAYVVLREHPLGPGDPGPVVRADRAAAREAGSTIESVVPVKEGQEFPLRQLLAYMLIPSGNNIARLLARWTAGSEAAFVRWMNEAAADLGMARTTFTGSCGMDTGNTSTATDLLVLARTVMRDEAFRTIVATPSVRLPGGRGEGLTTNRLLGRHGVVGLKTGTSTPAGGNVLWAAYKNVDGTRRLVLGAVLAQRSGCSPVRARAAVWAHSRRLVEAVQRAPLDALATPRPSVPPAPPSPKPPARVAGRGAGRGGAVALTGRGRAG